In the Colwellia sp. 20A7 genome, one interval contains:
- the hda gene encoding DnaA regulatory inactivator Hda, which yields MGKTAQLALSVQLPDDEIFDSYLSESNSAVVSQLSLFVENTLLPNSKQPNCFYLFGLTGVGKSHLLHSASAYASQLGKTSVCLSCAELLQLSVEVLDGLELIDFICLDDIQLIANNELWQQAIFDLYNRVLEQNNSLLISGDQSAVQLGLTLPDLVSRLSWGLTEQLKPLNDNEKISALQYRASKRGLMLSDDAATFLLNRLSRAMTNLIDSLDVLDKASIREQRKITIPFIKDILNIA from the coding sequence ATGGGTAAAACTGCGCAATTGGCTTTATCTGTACAACTCCCAGACGATGAAATTTTTGATAGCTACCTAAGTGAATCAAATAGTGCTGTGGTCAGTCAATTATCTCTATTTGTTGAAAATACCTTGTTACCTAATTCTAAACAACCTAACTGTTTTTATTTGTTTGGTTTAACAGGTGTTGGTAAATCACATTTATTACACTCTGCTAGTGCTTATGCTTCTCAATTAGGTAAAACGTCTGTCTGCTTATCTTGTGCAGAGTTATTACAATTATCAGTAGAAGTTTTAGACGGCTTAGAGCTAATTGATTTCATCTGCTTGGATGATATTCAATTAATTGCTAATAATGAGCTATGGCAGCAAGCTATTTTTGATCTGTATAACCGAGTTTTAGAACAGAACAATAGTTTATTAATTAGTGGTGATCAAAGTGCTGTTCAATTAGGTTTAACATTACCTGATTTAGTTTCTCGTTTAAGTTGGGGGTTAACAGAGCAGCTTAAACCATTAAATGATAATGAAAAGATTTCTGCGCTGCAATATAGAGCATCTAAACGTGGTTTAATGCTCAGTGATGATGCTGCAACCTTTCTTCTCAATAGGTTGTCTCGTGCGATGACAAATTTAATTGACTCATTGGATGTGCTAGATAAAGCTTCAATTAGAGAGCAACGTAAGATAACTATTCCTTTTATCAAAGATATTCTAAATATAGCTTAA
- the fadE gene encoding acyl-CoA dehydrogenase FadE, with protein sequence MDILLWLILALSLTWFMSYSRASLSSFTFAFMGLMAVGTFFDIIGFVSWLLFAVIALPLNIDNIRQQFISMPLLTLFKKIMPKMSETEQQAIDAGTTWFEAELFRGNPNWSRLHNYPQPRLSAQEKAFLEGPVEEVCGMVDEWQTTHEIADLSPEVWQFLKDNKFFAMIIKKKYGGLEFSAFAQSRVLQKLTGVSSVLASTVGVPNSLGPGELLQEYGTKEQQDYYLPRLATGEEIPCFALTGPEAGSDAGAIPDTGVICRQVFEDKEVLGIKLNWDKRYITLAPVATVLGLAFKLEDPDGLLGETKELGITCALIPTNMNGITIGRRHFPLNVPFQNGPTQGKDVFVPLDYIIGGSEMAGHGWRMLVECLSVGRAITLPSNSAGGIKTAALATGAYSRIRRQFKLPIGKMEGVEEPLARIGGNAYLMDAVTTLSTGAIDLGEKPSVISAISKYHLTEKMRSSIIDAMDIHGGKGICMGPNNYLARSYQGAPIAITVEGANILTRSLIIYGQGAIRCHPYVLAELEAANESNPEQALNDFDHALFGHIGFSISNISRSLWCSLTGAHLLPAPFNDESKRYYQLLTRFSSNLAMLSDVSMLALGADLKRRERISARLGDVLSHLYLASACLKRFNDEGRQADDLPLLKWAVEDSLYNIQVAIDALLSNFPNRWLACTLRAVIFPFGTWLTKPSDHLDHQVASLLQTPCPARDRLGKWQYLTRDGKNVYGLLEQTLEDIIACEPIFKKVCDAIDKKLPFYQLDNAAKLGLAANAITETEAQLLIKAEIGRKAVISVDDFDSNELAASKSS encoded by the coding sequence GTGGATATTTTACTTTGGTTAATTTTAGCGCTTTCGCTTACTTGGTTTATGAGCTACTCGCGTGCTTCGCTATCATCATTTACTTTTGCATTTATGGGATTAATGGCTGTTGGTACTTTTTTCGATATTATCGGGTTTGTATCTTGGCTACTTTTTGCTGTGATTGCTCTTCCATTGAATATTGATAATATTCGCCAACAATTTATTAGTATGCCGTTATTAACATTATTTAAAAAAATAATGCCAAAAATGTCGGAAACAGAACAACAAGCTATAGACGCCGGTACTACTTGGTTTGAAGCTGAATTGTTTCGGGGCAACCCAAACTGGTCAAGGTTACATAACTATCCTCAACCTCGCCTTAGCGCTCAAGAAAAAGCATTCTTAGAAGGCCCTGTAGAAGAAGTATGTGGCATGGTTGATGAGTGGCAAACTACCCATGAAATTGCAGATTTATCACCAGAAGTTTGGCAATTCTTAAAGGATAATAAATTTTTTGCCATGATTATTAAGAAAAAGTATGGTGGCTTAGAGTTTTCTGCTTTTGCTCAATCAAGAGTATTGCAAAAATTAACAGGAGTAAGCTCGGTTCTTGCGAGTACTGTCGGTGTACCAAACTCTCTTGGTCCAGGTGAGTTATTACAAGAATATGGCACTAAAGAACAACAAGATTATTACTTACCACGTTTAGCTACCGGTGAAGAAATTCCGTGTTTTGCATTAACAGGTCCAGAAGCAGGATCTGATGCAGGCGCAATTCCAGATACAGGTGTCATTTGTAGACAAGTATTCGAAGATAAAGAAGTATTGGGAATAAAACTGAATTGGGACAAACGCTATATTACGCTTGCACCTGTTGCGACGGTGCTAGGATTAGCATTTAAGCTTGAAGATCCTGATGGGCTACTTGGCGAAACTAAAGAATTAGGTATTACTTGTGCGCTAATTCCTACAAATATGAACGGCATCACGATAGGCCGCAGACACTTTCCGCTTAATGTTCCATTTCAAAATGGTCCAACACAAGGTAAGGATGTGTTCGTTCCACTTGATTATATTATTGGTGGAAGTGAAATGGCTGGACACGGCTGGCGTATGCTGGTTGAGTGTTTATCTGTTGGCCGAGCAATCACATTGCCTTCAAATAGTGCGGGTGGAATAAAAACAGCTGCATTAGCTACTGGTGCTTATAGCCGAATTCGACGTCAATTTAAATTACCTATTGGTAAAATGGAAGGTGTTGAAGAGCCTCTTGCAAGAATTGGTGGTAACGCCTATTTAATGGATGCTGTTACAACGTTGTCAACCGGCGCAATAGATCTTGGCGAAAAACCGTCAGTTATTTCTGCTATTTCTAAATACCACTTAACAGAGAAAATGCGTTCATCTATCATTGATGCTATGGACATTCATGGTGGCAAAGGTATATGTATGGGACCTAACAACTATCTTGCTAGGAGTTACCAAGGTGCGCCTATCGCGATAACGGTTGAAGGTGCAAATATTCTGACCCGCAGCTTAATCATCTATGGTCAGGGGGCTATACGTTGCCATCCTTATGTTCTAGCTGAATTAGAAGCGGCCAATGAAAGTAACCCAGAACAAGCATTGAATGATTTTGACCACGCACTATTTGGTCATATTGGTTTCAGCATTAGTAATATAAGCCGTAGTTTATGGTGCTCTCTTACTGGCGCTCATTTATTACCTGCCCCGTTTAATGATGAAAGTAAACGTTATTACCAATTATTAACTCGCTTTAGTTCCAATTTAGCGATGCTTAGTGATGTTTCGATGTTGGCCTTAGGTGCAGATTTAAAACGCAGAGAGCGTATATCAGCACGATTGGGTGATGTATTAAGTCATTTATACCTAGCAAGTGCTTGTCTAAAACGTTTTAATGACGAAGGTAGACAAGCCGATGACTTACCATTATTGAAATGGGCTGTAGAAGATTCTTTATATAACATACAAGTCGCCATAGATGCTTTACTTAGCAACTTTCCGAATCGCTGGCTCGCATGTACATTAAGAGCTGTAATATTCCCGTTCGGTACTTGGCTAACTAAACCATCAGATCATTTAGACCATCAAGTAGCAAGCTTATTACAAACACCTTGCCCCGCCAGAGATAGATTAGGTAAATGGCAATATTTAACCAGAGATGGTAAAAATGTTTATGGTTTATTAGAACAAACATTAGAAGATATTATTGCTTGTGAGCCAATCTTTAAAAAAGTATGTGACGCTATTGATAAGAAATTACCTTTTTATCAATTAGATAATGCCGCTAAATTAGGGTTAGCTGCAAATGCTATCACCGAAACAGAAGCACAGTTACTAATCAAAGCCGAAATAGGAAGAAAGGCTGTTATTAGTGTTGATGATTTTGATAGTAATGAGTTAGCAGCCTCAAAGTCTTCATAA
- a CDS encoding integration host factor subunit alpha, which translates to MALTKAEVAEHLFEKVGLSKRDAKDMVEMFFEDIRETLESGEQVKLSGFGNFDLRQKSERPGRNPKTGEDIPISARKVVTFRPGQKLKSRVEDGNSD; encoded by the coding sequence ATGGCGCTTACTAAAGCAGAAGTAGCAGAACATTTATTTGAGAAAGTTGGGCTTAGCAAGCGCGACGCAAAAGACATGGTTGAAATGTTTTTTGAAGATATTCGCGAAACATTAGAAAGTGGCGAACAAGTCAAACTTTCTGGTTTTGGAAATTTTGACTTACGTCAAAAAAGCGAACGTCCAGGGCGAAACCCTAAAACAGGAGAGGATATTCCTATTTCTGCTCGTAAAGTTGTTACTTTCCGACCAGGTCAAAAGTTAAAAAGTCGTGTTGAAGATGGAAATAGCGACTAA
- a CDS encoding fumarylacetoacetate hydrolase family protein, with product MKTVNFDGKKITPSKVICIGRNYVVHIAELGNEIPDEMIVFLKPNSAISDQLASFHQEPLHYEAELCFLYQKNNQKNNHKSENEQGKFTAVALGLDLTKRDLQARLKAKGLPWERAKGFDGAALFSDFVAIDTIDNSLQLELIIDGKVMQSGGVELMMYKPDTILAQLSSFFTLEDGDIVMTGTPKGVGGIVANSKFIGKVKKGNETLISASWLAN from the coding sequence ATGAAAACAGTAAATTTTGACGGGAAGAAGATAACACCCTCTAAAGTTATTTGTATCGGTCGTAATTATGTTGTTCACATAGCCGAATTAGGGAATGAAATACCAGATGAAATGATTGTATTTTTAAAACCTAATTCAGCTATTTCTGATCAGTTAGCGTCTTTTCATCAAGAACCACTGCACTATGAAGCTGAATTATGCTTCCTATATCAAAAAAACAATCAAAAAAATAATCATAAAAGTGAAAATGAGCAGGGAAAATTTACTGCGGTTGCTCTTGGGTTAGATTTAACTAAACGTGATTTGCAAGCAAGGTTAAAAGCGAAAGGGCTACCTTGGGAGCGTGCTAAGGGGTTTGATGGCGCGGCGTTATTTAGTGATTTTGTCGCGATTGATACTATTGATAATAGCTTACAATTAGAATTAATTATTGATGGTAAAGTGATGCAATCAGGCGGTGTTGAACTCATGATGTATAAACCGGATACTATTCTAGCTCAACTTAGCAGTTTTTTTACGCTTGAAGACGGTGATATTGTAATGACTGGTACTCCTAAGGGAGTAGGGGGAATTGTTGCTAACAGTAAGTTTATAGGCAAAGTAAAAAAAGGTAATGAAACACTTATCTCTGCTTCATGGTTGGCTAATTAA
- the purN gene encoding phosphoribosylglycinamide formyltransferase gives MSSRIVVLISGRGTNLQAIIDACKLGDYPGSVVGVVSNKLDAYGLVRAKDADIEAIALSHKGFESRESYDQALITKIDKFSPDIIVLAGFMRILTPAFVQYYQGRLINIHPSLLPKYQGLNTHQRAIDAGDKEHGVSVHFVTEKLDGGPVILQAKVPVFDGDTSDDLAARVHEQEHRIYPLVVKWLCENRLRMETKDKNEVAILDNNILSISGYANDE, from the coding sequence ATGTCTAGCCGAATAGTTGTACTTATTTCAGGCCGTGGCACTAATTTGCAAGCAATCATTGATGCTTGTAAATTAGGCGATTATCCTGGTTCTGTTGTTGGTGTGGTTTCAAATAAACTTGATGCTTATGGCTTAGTTCGTGCCAAAGATGCTGATATTGAAGCCATTGCGCTTTCACATAAAGGTTTTGAGAGTCGTGAAAGTTACGATCAGGCTCTAATCACTAAAATTGATAAGTTCTCTCCTGATATTATCGTACTTGCGGGTTTTATGCGTATATTAACACCTGCTTTTGTTCAGTATTATCAAGGGAGATTAATCAATATCCACCCTTCTTTGCTGCCTAAGTATCAAGGTTTAAATACACACCAACGTGCCATTGATGCCGGTGATAAAGAGCATGGTGTGAGTGTACATTTTGTTACTGAAAAATTGGACGGTGGTCCTGTTATATTACAAGCTAAAGTGCCTGTATTTGACGGTGATACTAGCGATGATTTAGCTGCACGCGTACATGAACAAGAGCATAGAATTTACCCTTTAGTCGTTAAATGGTTATGTGAAAATCGTTTAAGAATGGAAACTAAAGATAAAAATGAAGTAGCAATATTAGATAATAATATTCTCTCAATTTCAGGTTATGCGAACGACGAATAA
- a CDS encoding DUF2066 domain-containing protein, producing the protein MFKKINFLLFVILTILSSITIEAVEIKDLYQASVAIKSQSSGDRANALKKALAAVMLKVGGEQSVLDNEIIKQSLKDFDSYLNQYRYQEKSIKVEGQLGSTKQLFILASFNEEKINQLFQQANLPLWGSLRPQILLWLIEEQGLQRSIVSNSSSSTLPYKVNEFSIQRGLPIIMPLMDLTDFNQLTISDVWGRFQQPIKEASNRYLAEAIVVMRISNSSLLTDSYTDNYTDTAKVETSDCALPCVESKVKNHNYVLDWSLLDWGLIEGQQKLSQQYLGDNPQELLEQGLADITELIYQRYALSTAKQNDLVIEVANIDNLATYVDVFNFLNNLSAVKSATLLSAKGSARRFNLQLLGSSDALLASLKLDNTLVQIIDPLAQFNSPTPKGEGILVPVFNWSK; encoded by the coding sequence ATGTTCAAAAAAATTAATTTTTTACTGTTTGTTATTCTTACCATTTTATCTTCTATAACCATTGAAGCGGTTGAAATAAAAGATTTATATCAGGCCAGTGTTGCTATTAAATCACAAAGCAGTGGTGATAGAGCTAATGCTTTGAAAAAGGCACTTGCTGCAGTGATGTTAAAAGTAGGTGGCGAACAAAGCGTTTTAGATAATGAAATTATCAAACAATCTTTGAAAGATTTCGATTCTTATCTAAATCAATACCGATACCAAGAAAAGTCAATTAAGGTTGAAGGTCAGCTAGGCTCTACAAAACAATTATTTATTTTAGCTAGCTTCAATGAAGAAAAAATAAATCAGTTATTTCAACAAGCGAATTTACCCTTATGGGGTAGTTTACGACCTCAAATATTACTTTGGTTAATTGAAGAGCAAGGGTTACAACGTAGTATTGTCTCTAATTCCTCTTCTTCTACTTTACCTTATAAAGTGAATGAATTTTCTATTCAACGAGGCTTGCCTATTATTATGCCATTAATGGATTTAACTGATTTTAATCAATTAACCATTAGTGATGTATGGGGGCGTTTCCAACAGCCTATAAAAGAAGCGTCGAATCGTTATTTAGCTGAAGCAATTGTTGTAATGAGAATTTCAAATTCAAGTTTACTTACAGATAGCTATACTGACAATTATACAGACACGGCTAAAGTTGAAACGAGTGATTGTGCTTTACCTTGTGTAGAGTCAAAAGTAAAAAACCATAATTATGTGCTTGATTGGAGCTTATTAGACTGGGGGCTTATTGAAGGACAACAAAAATTAAGTCAACAATATTTAGGTGATAATCCACAAGAATTATTAGAGCAAGGTTTGGCTGACATAACAGAGTTAATTTACCAACGTTATGCTTTATCTACAGCTAAACAGAACGACTTAGTTATTGAAGTTGCTAATATAGATAACTTAGCGACTTATGTTGACGTATTTAATTTTTTAAATAATTTATCTGCAGTAAAATCTGCAACATTACTTAGTGCTAAAGGTAGTGCAAGGCGCTTTAATCTTCAATTACTTGGTTCTAGTGATGCTTTACTGGCTTCGTTGAAGCTTGATAATACGCTTGTTCAAATTATTGACCCTTTAGCTCAATTCAATTCACCTACACCAAAAGGTGAAGGGATATTGGTACCAGTTTTTAATTGGAGCAAGTAA
- a CDS encoding methyl-accepting chemotaxis protein: protein MNTLSIKQRILLLSIVPLILAVLVIMFLVNIQLQALGEEQVKNTKITMMADKRTTLKNYVDISLSSINKLVEQAVGIDDEQKKNEVASYLRDIVFEESKDGYIFIYEYDGVNIAHKEKPELEGKNLYNLKDPNGVLVIKELIEQAQNGGGYVEYMWHKPSKDMEVTKLGYAKSIDKFKWMVGTGFYVDDIEDEIANIRMKVDAGINKAMLLIGTVGASLVALVIFISLYISARITRPLCDTALALDDISQGEGDLTRRLKVYAEDEVGQVSKGFNLFVEKMQQSVLEVKSGIIDLSSSSHQMETVVISTNGNVENQRQETIQAATAVHEMAAATQEIATNAANAATSAQEADTEAMTGQRIVEETIAAISALSDNINGASEVVNQLSTDADEIGNVLNVIKAIADQTNLLALNAAIEAARAGEQGRGFAVVADEVRALASRTQQSTEEIQQMIERLQQGASEAVNVMGTSRKQSQDTVMMAATASDSLRTITNSVSTITDMNTQIATAAEEQTTVADEISKNVQQIADIAEDSSERAVELANTTNGLIQLEQRLSKIVAQFKV from the coding sequence ATGAACACACTTAGTATTAAGCAAAGGATTTTATTGCTTTCAATAGTCCCTCTCATATTGGCTGTTTTAGTCATTATGTTTTTGGTGAATATCCAACTTCAAGCACTTGGCGAAGAACAAGTTAAAAATACTAAAATCACTATGATGGCAGATAAACGAACAACACTTAAAAATTATGTTGATATATCGTTATCTTCAATTAATAAATTAGTTGAACAAGCTGTCGGTATTGATGATGAACAGAAGAAAAATGAAGTCGCCAGTTATTTACGTGATATTGTTTTTGAAGAGTCGAAAGATGGTTATATTTTTATTTATGAATATGACGGTGTAAACATTGCCCATAAAGAAAAACCAGAGCTTGAAGGAAAAAACCTTTATAACTTAAAAGATCCAAACGGTGTACTTGTTATTAAGGAATTAATAGAGCAAGCCCAAAATGGTGGTGGTTATGTAGAATACATGTGGCACAAACCTTCTAAAGATATGGAAGTGACTAAATTAGGTTATGCGAAATCTATTGATAAATTTAAATGGATGGTAGGCACTGGTTTCTATGTCGATGATATTGAAGATGAAATTGCAAATATCCGTATGAAAGTTGATGCTGGTATTAATAAAGCCATGTTGCTTATTGGTACTGTCGGTGCTTCTTTAGTCGCACTTGTGATTTTTATCAGTCTTTACATCTCTGCTAGAATTACGCGACCTTTATGTGACACTGCGCTTGCATTAGACGATATTAGCCAAGGAGAAGGTGATTTAACTCGTCGTTTAAAAGTATATGCTGAAGATGAAGTTGGTCAAGTATCTAAGGGTTTCAACTTATTTGTAGAAAAAATGCAGCAATCTGTTTTAGAAGTTAAAAGTGGCATTATTGATCTAAGTAGCTCTTCTCATCAGATGGAAACAGTCGTAATAAGTACCAATGGTAATGTCGAAAATCAAAGACAAGAAACAATTCAAGCAGCAACGGCCGTACACGAAATGGCCGCAGCAACACAAGAAATAGCAACAAATGCTGCCAATGCCGCAACTTCTGCACAAGAAGCTGATACAGAAGCGATGACTGGTCAACGTATTGTTGAAGAGACTATTGCGGCAATTTCTGCACTTTCTGACAATATAAATGGTGCGAGTGAAGTTGTTAATCAACTGAGCACTGATGCAGATGAAATAGGCAATGTACTTAATGTTATTAAAGCAATCGCCGACCAAACTAATTTACTTGCACTTAATGCAGCGATAGAAGCCGCCCGTGCAGGTGAACAAGGTCGAGGTTTTGCGGTTGTTGCTGATGAGGTTCGTGCATTAGCAAGTCGTACTCAGCAAAGTACAGAAGAGATACAGCAAATGATAGAACGTTTACAGCAAGGAGCCAGTGAAGCAGTAAATGTTATGGGAACTAGCCGTAAACAAAGTCAAGACACGGTAATGATGGCAGCCACAGCAAGTGATTCATTAAGAACCATTACTAATTCAGTAAGCACTATTACAGATATGAATACCCAAATAGCTACTGCGGCAGAAGAGCAGACAACGGTTGCCGATGAAATTAGTAAAAATGTACAACAAATAGCTGATATTGCTGAAGACTCTTCAGAGCGAGCTGTTGAACTTGCTAATACAACGAATGGACTTATTCAACTTGAGCAACGTCTATCAAAGATTGTGGCACAGTTTAAAGTTTAA
- a CDS encoding class II glutamine amidotransferase, producing the protein MCELLAMSANVPTDICFSFSGLMQRGGNTGPHKDGWGITFYEGKGCRSFKDPQPSAHSPIADLVTKYPMKSESVVCHIRQANSGGVCLENTHPFIRQMWSKNWTYAHNGQLNDFQKALPIKWHLPIGTTDSEHAFCWILDQLHFKFAEQEPSSVVLFEFIATLTSQIDSLGVANIIISDGECLFAYCSNNLHWITRRAPFGKASLIDAEMAVDFHQETTDKDIVTVIATKPLTDDETWHKMSAGDWHLFRLGESISCGRKE; encoded by the coding sequence ATGTGTGAACTTTTAGCTATGTCAGCTAATGTACCAACAGATATTTGTTTTAGTTTTAGTGGTTTAATGCAGCGAGGAGGAAATACAGGTCCTCACAAAGACGGTTGGGGTATCACATTTTATGAAGGTAAAGGCTGTCGTAGCTTTAAAGATCCACAACCGAGTGCTCATTCGCCTATTGCCGATTTAGTGACAAAGTATCCGATGAAAAGCGAGTCTGTAGTTTGCCATATTCGACAAGCTAATTCAGGTGGTGTTTGTTTAGAAAATACCCATCCTTTTATTAGACAAATGTGGAGTAAAAATTGGACTTATGCACATAATGGGCAATTAAATGATTTTCAAAAAGCATTGCCTATTAAATGGCACTTACCGATTGGAACGACTGATAGTGAGCATGCTTTTTGTTGGATTTTAGACCAGCTTCATTTTAAGTTCGCTGAGCAAGAGCCGTCATCAGTTGTGTTATTTGAATTTATCGCAACATTAACCAGTCAAATTGACAGCCTAGGTGTTGCTAATATTATTATCAGCGATGGTGAGTGCTTATTTGCTTATTGTTCTAACAATCTACATTGGATAACACGTCGAGCACCTTTTGGAAAAGCTAGTTTAATTGATGCCGAAATGGCAGTAGATTTCCACCAAGAGACGACAGATAAAGATATTGTTACTGTGATCGCAACCAAACCACTGACCGATGATGAAACTTGGCATAAGATGAGTGCCGGAGATTGGCATTTATTTCGATTGGGTGAATCAATATCGTGTGGTAGAAAAGAATAA
- a CDS encoding DUF3108 domain-containing protein → MPIKHSLLFLPALLLILISTTSIADTIEKVVTTHQDSNQYKNIIPEFTAEYTVLHKADPVGTAVRSLSYQTDGSIDYHYKTYVEWLIFSQTRSETSILTITDNQVTPLHYKYSREGTGKDKHYEWLFHASENKAEDIQRKRAHTVDFSNNLQDKLSYHLQHRLNLIADATQKTYTYSVINTAGSIKDYIYEYDGEEELILPYGLVKTVRFKREIKDKERITYAWFAPELDYLLVKLYQTKAGNEQFEAQLSGYTLNVKTDKGIVK, encoded by the coding sequence GTGCCAATAAAACACTCTCTACTTTTTTTACCTGCCCTTTTACTTATTTTGATATCTACTACTAGTATTGCCGATACTATTGAAAAAGTAGTCACTACTCATCAAGACAGTAATCAATATAAAAATATTATTCCTGAATTTACAGCTGAATATACGGTGTTACATAAGGCTGACCCGGTAGGTACTGCAGTTAGGTCATTAAGTTATCAAACTGATGGTAGTATTGATTATCATTATAAAACTTATGTTGAATGGCTTATTTTTTCACAAACTCGCAGTGAAACCTCAATTCTAACAATAACAGATAACCAAGTAACACCACTACATTATAAATATAGTAGAGAAGGTACAGGTAAAGATAAACATTACGAGTGGCTTTTCCATGCATCAGAAAATAAAGCTGAAGATATTCAACGCAAAAGAGCGCACACAGTAGACTTCTCTAATAATCTACAAGATAAACTCAGCTATCACCTTCAACACAGGTTAAACCTAATAGCTGATGCCACACAAAAAACTTACACCTACTCGGTGATTAATACTGCAGGTTCAATTAAAGATTATATCTATGAGTATGATGGCGAAGAAGAATTGATTCTGCCGTACGGTTTAGTAAAAACCGTACGCTTTAAGCGTGAAATCAAAGACAAAGAACGTATTACTTATGCTTGGTTTGCCCCTGAACTCGATTACTTATTAGTAAAACTGTACCAAACAAAAGCAGGAAATGAACAGTTTGAAGCCCAGCTTTCAGGCTATACGTTAAATGTAAAAACAGACAAAGGCATAGTAAAGTAG
- the purM gene encoding phosphoribosylformylglycinamidine cyclo-ligase gives MSEQKQSLSYKDAGVDIDAGNALVENIKGAVKRTTRPEVMGGLGGFGSVCQLPTGYKEPVLVAGTDGVGTKLRLAIDLAKHDTVGIDLVAMCVNDLIVQGAEPLFFLDYYATAKLDVAVASSVVEGIAEGCIQAGCALVGGETAEMPGMYHQGDYDIAGFCVGVAEKSRLLDGSKVAAGDQLIALGASGPHSNGFSLIRKVLEVNNTDTSELLNGKAISEHLLEPTKIYVKSVLALLKEIDVHALSHITGGGFWENIPRVLPETAQAVINGESWQWPEIFNWLKENGNITEHEMYRTFNCGVGMIIVVPQDKVEQSIEVLTAHGEKAWHIGSIADKADGQEQVVFS, from the coding sequence GTGAGCGAACAAAAACAATCTTTAAGTTATAAAGATGCTGGTGTTGATATTGACGCTGGTAATGCCCTTGTTGAAAACATTAAAGGTGCAGTAAAACGTACTACTCGCCCTGAAGTTATGGGTGGTTTAGGTGGTTTTGGTAGTGTTTGTCAGTTACCTACTGGCTATAAAGAGCCTGTATTAGTTGCGGGCACAGACGGCGTAGGAACCAAATTACGTTTAGCAATTGATTTAGCAAAGCATGATACTGTTGGTATCGATTTAGTTGCTATGTGTGTTAATGACTTAATTGTTCAAGGTGCAGAGCCATTATTCTTCTTAGATTATTACGCAACAGCAAAACTTGATGTTGCCGTAGCTTCTTCAGTAGTTGAAGGTATAGCAGAAGGTTGTATTCAAGCAGGTTGTGCTTTAGTTGGTGGTGAAACGGCTGAAATGCCAGGTATGTACCATCAAGGCGATTACGACATTGCAGGGTTTTGTGTTGGTGTTGCTGAAAAATCACGCTTACTTGATGGTAGTAAAGTGGCCGCAGGTGATCAGTTAATAGCATTAGGCGCCTCAGGTCCTCATTCAAATGGTTTTTCATTAATTCGTAAAGTATTAGAAGTTAATAATACTGATACAAGTGAATTACTTAATGGAAAAGCGATTAGCGAACATTTACTTGAACCAACAAAAATTTATGTGAAGTCTGTATTAGCCTTACTTAAAGAAATTGATGTTCATGCGCTTTCACATATTACTGGTGGTGGTTTCTGGGAAAATATTCCACGTGTTTTACCTGAAACAGCGCAAGCAGTGATTAATGGTGAAAGCTGGCAGTGGCCAGAAATTTTTAATTGGTTAAAAGAAAATGGCAATATCACTGAACACGAAATGTACCGTACCTTTAATTGTGGTGTCGGTATGATTATCGTTGTTCCTCAAGATAAAGTTGAACAAAGCATTGAAGTTTTAACTGCCCACGGCGAAAAAGCTTGGCATATTGGCTCAATAGCTGACAAAGCCGACGGTCAAGAACAGGTTGTTTTTTCTTAA